TCCGGGGCGAGGGCCACGAAGCCCTCGGCCGCGAGCCGGTCGCAGACGTCCTTGATGTGGTCCACGAGGCCCCACCACTCCTGGATCACGATCACCGCGGGCCCGGAGCCGGACTCGGGCAGGGCGAGGTAGCCGTGGCCCACCTGGTCGCCGTCGCGGGAGGCGTCCTTGGAGGGCAGGTCGAACGTCGTGTTCTGGTGCGGGGTCTTCGAAGCCATCATGGGCCCCACACTACGAGCAGACCGGGCCCCTCATCGAGGGGCCCGGTCCGGGGGATGCGTCTCAGTCAGACGGGTGCACAGCGGTCTGTGCGGCGCTCAGGCTCAGGCCTGGGCGTCGGCCTCGGGCAGCACGAAGGCGGCGCCGATCTCGAGCTTCACCTTGTCGGAGACCAGCACGCCGCCGGCCTCGGTGGCGGCGTTCCAGGTGAGGCCGAAGTCCTTGCGGGAGATCTCGCCCTTGGCCTCGAAGCCCACGCGGGTGGTGCCGAAGGGGTCCACGTCCTGGCCGCCGAGCTCGGCCTCGAGCTCCACGGTGCGGGTGACGCCGTGCAGGGTCAGCTCGCCGACCAGGGTGAACTCCTCGGCGGCGCCGCGGACCTCGGTGGAGCGGAAGGTCATGGTGGGGAACTGCTCGACGTCGAAGAAGTCGCCGGAGCGCAGGTGCTGGTCGCGGCCCTCGTTCTTGGTGTTGATCGAGGCGACGTCCACGGTCACCTCGACGGAGGAGGCGTTGAAGTCCTCGGCGACGACGAGCGTGCCCTCGACGGCCGCGAAGGTGCCGCGGACCTTGGAGATGCCGGCGTGGCGGACCACGAAGTCGACGTCGGAGTGGGCGGGGTCGAGGTTCCAGGTGCCGGTGGTGATCTGAGCCATGGGGTGCTCCTTCGGGGAGAGGTTTCGGGTGGTTCCGTGCTGCGTCCGGGGGGCGGGGTCCGGCCTGGTCTCCAGGCGTCCGGTCCGTGGCCTCCGGTCTCAGGAATCATTCAAGCATTAACCCTCGGGGTCGTCCAGCGATAAATGCTTGAAATTGCAAAGAGTGATGAACGTCACCATCCGGCGGCGGGTCCCGGCCGTCGCCGTGGGCCGGGACCGTTCCGACGAACGTCGCACGGGGACCCGACCCAGGTCTCTCCTGCCGGCGACGCGGCGTCCCTAACGTCCCGTGTGGCGGCCCGATCCGCGGCCGCGCCCCTCCACGTCAGGAACCCGTCATGCCCCACCGACCGCCCCCGTCCTCCCCCTCGCCGCGGCGGGGCCGACCCCTCCGGGGCCTGCGCGGCCTCGTCGCCGCCGGCGGGGTCGTGCTGCTGCTCGGATCCGCCGTGCAGCCGGCCGCCGCGCAGCCGGCCGACACCGCGGCGCAGTCGGCCGCCGTCGCGCACGCACCGTCGACGACGGCCACCGCCGCCTCGACGCCGCGGCTTCCGCGCGTCGCCGCCGTCCGCGAGCTGGACGCGCGGATCGCCGAGGCGGGCGCCTACCTGTCCCGCGGGTCGGACGGCGTCCTCCGCTTCGACGCAGCGGCCGCCGCCGCGGACGGCGCCTCGGCGGACGTCCTCGAACTCGGGGCCGTGATGAACCAGATGGCCGGCCCCGCCTCCTCCGGGCCCCACGCGCAGGCGAAGCTCAGCCTTCCCATCTGGGGCAACTGGTGCGGGCCCGGCCATGGCGGCGGAACGCCGATCGACGTCCTCGACTCGATCTGCCGCACCCACGACCGGTGCTACGGCGCCCGCGGCTACTTCGCCTGCTCGTGCGACCGTGAGATCGTCAAGAACATCCGCGCCAACGTCCACCGGATGGGCTCCCGCGAGAGCCTCGTGGCCGCGGCCGTGGCCACCTACTTCACCTACTGCCTCTGCAACCCCCTGAAGTGAGCCCGACCATGACCTCCGCGACCTCTTCATCGCCGGCCTCGCCCGCCCCGGCGGCGGCCTGCCTCGTCCTGACCCTGGCGGCCACGGCCGCGCTGCCGGACTGGAGCGGCTCGGGCGTCGCCCGGCCGCTGTGGGCCCTCCTCCTCCCGGCCGCGCTGGGGCTGGCCGGCGCCGGACTCGCCCTGCGGGCACGGCGGCCGGGCTGGGCGGCGGCGTGCGCCGCCGTCGGCCTCTGCGCCGTGCCCGCGCTGATCGTCGTGACCACGATCGTCTCCGGGCCCTGACCCCGCCGCGGGCCGGGCTCGGGCCGGCGATGCGCGGGCCGTGCCCGGGCGGGCTGTGCCCGTGCGGGCCTCAGGCGGGCGCGCCGACGACGATCACGGGTAGAGCCCGCGGGTGCGGTGCGCCTCGGCGACCCGCTTGACCGCGAGCACCGTGGCCGCCTCGCGCAGCGTGAGGTCGTGCTCCCGGGCCGCGGCCTGCACCGCCTCCCAGGCCAGCACCATGCGCCGCTCGAGGCGCTCGGCCACCTCCTCGCGGGTCCACCAGTAGGCCTGGTTGGCCTGCACCCACTCGAAGTAGGAGACGATCACGCCGCCGGCGTTGGCCAGGATGTCCGGGGCCACCAGCACGCCGTTCTCGTTGAGGATGCGGTCGGCCTCGCCCGTGGTGGGGCCGTTTGCGCCCTCCACCACCACGCGGGCGCGCACCCGGTCCGCGTTCTGGGCGGTGAGCACGCCCTGCACGGCGGCGGGGACCACGAGGTCCACGTCGGACAGCAGCAGCTCGTCCGCGTCCATGGCCTCGGTGCCGGGGCAGTCCACCACCTTGCCGGTCTCGGCCACGTGCGCGGACAGGGTCGCGAAGTCCACGCCGTCCTCGCACCGGACGGCGCCGTACTGGTCCGAGACGGCCACGACCCTCACGCCGGCGGCCGCAAGCAGCTCCACCGTGCCGGCGCCGACCTTGCCGAAGCCCTGGACCGCCGCCGTCGCCCCCTGCGGATCGATGCCGCGGTCCCGCAGGGCCGCGAGCGCCACGTGCACCACGCCCTCCGAGGTGGCGGAGGCGCGCCCGAGTGAGCCGCCGAGCGAGACGGGCTTGCCGGTCACCGCGCCGAGCGTGGTGTGCCCGACGTTCACCGAGTAGGTGTCCATCATCCAGGCCATGGTCTGCTCGTCCGTGCCCATGTCCGGCGCGGGGATGTCCACCTCGGGGCCGATGATCGGCTGGATCTCCGAGGTGTAGCGGCGGGTGACGCGCTCGAGCTCCGCCTTCGAGTACTTGCGCGGGTCGATGGACACGCCGCCCTTCGCGCCGCCGTAGGGGACGTCGACGAGCGCGCACTTCCAGCTCATCCACATGGCCAGCGCGCGCACCTCGTCCAGGTCCACGTCCGGGCTGAAGCGCACGCCGCCCTTGGCGGGGCCGCGGGAGATGTTGTGCTGCACGCGGTAGCCGCGCAGGACCTCCACGGCGCCGTCGTCGCGACGCAGGGGGATGGAGACGGAGAGCTCGCGGCGCGGGGCCGCGAGGGTCTGGTGCAGGCCCTCGTCGTAGCCGAGCGTGCGCACCGCGGCGGCCAGCTGGGCCAGCGCGTTGTCGAGCGGGGAGGACGGGGCGGCTGCGGCCTCGTCCGGGGCGGGGATCCTCGTCATTGAGCGTCCTCGAGTCGGGGTCGGTTCATGGAACGGCCCGGGAGGACGCACGGGCGGCCGCGCGCCGTTGCGCGGCCGGCGTCCTCGCGGGCTCCGCAGAACGGTACGGCCCGCCCCGCACCGCGTCACCCCCTTCGGGCCGGGTCCGGACGGGTCGGCGCGAGGGCCGCCCCGCGGTGGACTTTCCGACGGCGTGGCCCGCGCGCGGGACGGTTCCGTCGCCGGAGGGTGACGTGGCACACACGGGCGTGTACTGTGCCTGGTAGCGCCGCACACCCGCGGCGCCCTTCGGCGTCCATCCCGCGCCGCTCCTGCTGGGCCCACCTGGTCCGTCCCCCGGTCGTCCGCCGCGCGAGGCACCCTGCCCGCGGCCCGCACGTCCCGACGCCGCCAGTCCCCGCCCGGATCGCCGTCCCCCTCTCGCCCCTGCGCGAGAGGCAGGCTCCGGCGCCCGCCCCGTGAAGGAGCCCTTTCATGACCGTGACCCTGCCCGCCGCGATCACCCCCTCCCCCGCGTTCCAGGCCGTGCCCGGCCAGCGCATCGACCCGGAGCTCGCCCGCTCCTGGCTGCTGGTCAACGCCGCCCAGCCCGAGCGGTTCCAGCCCGCCGAGGACTCGGCCGCGGACATCGTCATCCTCGACATCGAGGACGCCGTGGCCCCCAAGGACAAGGACCGGGCCCGCGCGGACGCGCTCGCCTGGCTGACCTCCGGCCACACCGGCTGGGTGCGGCTCAACGGGTACGGCTCGAAGTGGTGGGAGGACGACGTCGCGGCGCTCGCCGAGGCCCTGCCCGCGCACCTGGGCGGGCCGGTGGCCGAGGGCGGCCTGGCCGGCGTCGTGCTGGCGATGGTGGAGTCCACGGACCACGTGAACGAGACCGCCCGCCGCCTGCCCGGGGTGCCCGTGGTGGCGCTCGTGGAGACGGCGCGCGGGCTGCAGCGCATCGACTCGATCGCCGCGGCGAAGGGCACGTTCCGCCTGGCGTTCGGCATCGGCGACTTCCGGCGCGACACGGGCCTGGGCGAGTCGCCGATGGCGCTGGCCTACACCCGCTCCCAGTTCACGATCGCGGCGAAGGCCACGGGCCTGCCCGGCGCGATCGACGGCCCCACCGTGGGCTCCACCGGCGTGAAGCTCGCCGAGGCGACGGCGGTGACCGCGGAGTTCGGCATGACCGGCAAGCTGTGCCTCGCGCCGGAGCAGTGCGCGGCCGTGAACGAGGGGCTCAGCCCGTCCCAGGAGGAGCTGGCGTGGGCCCACGAGTTCCTCGCGGACTTCGAGGCCGACGGCGGCGAGATCCGCAACGGCTCCGACCTGCCCCGCAAGGCGCGCGCGGAGAAGATCCTCGGGCTGGCCGCCGCGTTCGGCGTGCACTCCACGCGGTACCCGGACCAGGACAACGCGATCACGGCGCCGTCGGACACGTACCACTACTGAGCGGGGCCGCCGCCCACCAGAAACGCGGGTTGAGTTGTCACGGGTGCGGAGGCCGCACACCGGTGACAACTCAACCCGCGTTGCCTCGGGGGGCGCGGATCCCGCCTCCGCTCACACGTCCTGACGCGTCCGGCGCACGACGGCGGCCCGCACGGAGAACGCCAGCATGATCGCCAGGATCCCGTAGATCACCCACGTGATGGGGGTGGAGACGAGCACGGCCGGGTCGCCCACCGAGCTGAGCAGGGCGTCGCGCAGGCTGGTCTCCGCGAGCGGGCCGAGCACCATGCCGATCATCAGCGGCGCCAGCGGATAGCCGTACCGCCGCATCAGGAAGCCCAGCACGCCGATCCCCAGGAGCATCAGCAGGTCGAACACCGCGCCCGTGGTGGCGTAGATGCCCAGCCCGCAGAACAGCGTGATCCCCGCGTAGAGGTAGTGCTTCGGGATGAGCAGGAGCTTGGCCCACAGCTGCGCGAACGGCAGGTTGATCGCCAGCAGCACGATCATTGCGATGAAGAAGCTCGCCAGCAGCGCCCACACGAGGTCCGGGCTGCGGTCGAACAGCAGGGGGCCGGGCTGCAGCCCGTACTGGCGGAACGCCGCCAGCATGATGGCCGCCGTCGCGGAGACGGGCAGGCCGAGCGTGAGCAGCGCGCCCATCGCCATGCCGGTGGTCGAGTTGCCCGCGGCCTCCGGGGCCGCCAGCCCGCGGATCGCGCCGCGGCCGAACTGCGGATTCGCCCGGCGCCGGTCCAGGCGCCGCTCGGCCGAGTACGCCAGGAACGTCGGCACCTCGGAGCCGCCCACCGGCACGATGCCGAACGGCAGGCCGATCGCCGTGCCGCGCAGCCACGCCGGGGCGGCCTCACGGAACTCGGCGCGCGAGAGCCACGGCCGGCCGGTGCGCCGGATGCGCAGGTCCTCGTGCTTGCGGCGCACCCGGGAGGCCACGTGGAACACCTCGCCGAGCGCGAGGATCGCCACCGTGACGGTCACGAGCGGGATGCCGTCGAACAGCTGCGGGGAGCCCATCGTGAAGCGCTCGGTGCCGGTCACCGCATCGATCCCGACGACGGCGATCCCCAGTCCCAGCACCAGGGAGGCCAGGCCGCGCAGCACCGAGTCGGCGACCACCGAGGAGGTGGCCACGAACGCGAAGAGCGCGAGCGCGAAGTACTCCGCGGGGCCGAAGCGCGTGGAGAACTCCGCCAGCACGGGGGCGAGGAGCACGACGCACACCGAGGCCACCATGCCGCCGATGAAGGCGCCGAGCGCCGCCGTCGCCAGGGCCTGGGCCGCCCGGCCGTCCTGGGCCATGCGGTGGCCCTCGAACGTGGAGGCGATGGCCGAGGCCTGGCCGGGGGTGTTCATGAGGATGGCCATGGTGGAGTCGCCGAAGAGGCCGCCGAAGTACACGCCGGCGAACATGATGAACGCGGCGGTGGGCTCGAGGGCGAAGGTCATGGGCAGCAGCAGGGCCACGGCCATCGAGGAGCCCAGTCCGGGCATCACGCCGACCGCGGTGCCGAGCAGACAGCCCAGCACCACCCAGAACAGGTTCATGGGGGTGAGGGCTCCGGCGAAGCCCTCCATGAGGAGTCCGAAGGTCTCCATGTCAGAAGCCACCTCCCAGGATGCCCGAGGGCAGGGTCAGGCCCAGGGCCACCGCGAAGCCGAGGTAGGCCAGCGAGGAGACGAACAGGGCGACGAGGATGTCGAACAGGGGGTGCGGGGCGCCGAACGCGCGCGTGATGCACCAGAACAGCAGCGCCCCGGCGAGGATCCACCCCAGCCAGGGCAGCAGGACGGCGAACGCGAGGAAGCCGAGGAAGCACCAGGCCAGCGCACCGAAGTCCGAGTGGAACAGGGTCAGCGGACCGGCCGCCTGGCCGACCTCGCCGTCCGCGTCGGCCTGACCCTCGGGGGCCTGGCGCACCCGCACGACCTCCACCGCGAGCGCGACGGCGATCACGAGGCCCGCGACCGCGAGGATCAGCGGGAAGAAGTCCGGGCCGGGGAAGTCGGCGCCGTCGGTGTCCATGGCCAGGGATCCCAGCAGCAGGTAGAGGCTGAACGCGGCCAGCACGGCCGGCATGACGAGCGCGGAGAGCCCGGCGGCGCGCCCCCAGCGGGAGGGGGCGTCGGCGGCGGGCCGGACGGTGGATGCGTGGCTCACTTGATCTCCTCCGTCAGCGTGCCGATGCGCTCCTTCTCGGCGGCGATGAACTCCTCGAGTTCGGTGCCGGAGAGGGGCACGGGGTTCCAGTAGTTGCGCTGCACCGCCTCCTTCCACTCGGGGGTGTCGACCGCCTCGGCGATGAGGGTCTCGAGCTCGGTGCGCTCCTCCGCGGAGACGCCCGGCGGCACGAACAGGGCGCGCCAGTTGGTGAGCGTGACGTCGTAGCCCTGGGAGCGCAGGGTCGGGATCTCCTCGACGCCGGCCAGCGGCTCGGCCGCCACCACGCCGAGGGCGCGCAGTCGGCCGGCCTGGACCTGCGGGTAGATGTCCGCGAAGCCGCCGGCGGAGGCCTGGGCGGTGCCGTTGAGCAGGGCCTGGATGGCCTCGCCGCCGCCGTCGGACGGGATGTAGGTGGTGTCCGCGACCGGCACGTCGGCCGTGCGGGCGATGTCCGCCATGACGAGCTGGTCGAAGGAGCCGCCACCGGTCCACGCCACGTGGGCGGGATCGGCGCGCCAGGCGCTCACCAGGTCGTCCATGCTCTGGTACGGCGAGTCCGCCGGGACCACCACGAGGCTGTACTCCTCGACGACGCGGCTGACCGCGGTGACCTGGGAGAGCTCGGGGCCGGTGCCACGGGCCGCGTGGGCGGCGATCTGGCCGGTGCCGCCCACCATGAGGTTGTTCGCGTCCTCGAGCGTGGTCAGCTGACCGAGGGCGATGTTGCCACCGGCGCCGGGGATGTTGACCACCTGGACGTTGTTCACCAGCCCGTTGACACGAATACGTTCTATTCTAGTAGCAGTCCATTCATCTGAAACGAGGGAAGTCTCATGGACGTGGGAATCATTGGAAGTGCACTGTCCATCATGCTCGGCATCATGTGTGCAGTCGTGGCTGTGACAACGCGTAGTGGAGCTGTTGGGGCAAATCGCATCTTCGGTCTCAAGACCAAGAACACCCTCCGCAGCGAGCATGCATGGCAGAGCGGCCACCACGCGGCGCAGCCCTGGATGTGGGCCGCGTTCTTCATCGGAGTGAGCGGGGGTGCTGGCGCATTGCTCGGGTTGTCCCTCGGACACATTGATGCAGCACAGCTCGCAGCGTGGATCGCTTGCGGTCTCACCGTCCTTGCGCTCGTCCTGGGGACGCTCCGTGCTGATCGGTCGGCTGCATCAGCCCGGTGATACACGGAGGCATCTGTCAGACATGTCGGCACTTCGCGAAATCATCATGAAGTGCCACGGTGCGGGGTCAGTCGCCACCGACATGTCTGCTCCCCGGTTTTGGCTCCACTGAAGCATCCGGCGCGATCGCGGCCTCGTTCGAGGGGCCGGTCCTGAGCACGAAGAAGCCCCCAGGAGTCTCTCTTGAGTCTCCCGGGGGCTTCCCGGTTGGAACGTACAAACCGTTCCGTGGCCTTCTTACAAACGGCCCTCGGTGGGCCGTTTGTAAGACCCCCTGAGCCGCTAGATCATGCGGATCGCGGCGAGTCCCAGGGCGGCCGTTCCCACGCTAAGGGCGGCGTTTTCCCACGCCCTCACACACCTACCGCTGACCTGGAACTACGCTTCTCCAGCCAAGCGGTCCTCGATGAGCGTGGCATGCTCGTGCCGCAGTTGGGTGAGGAGGAGGCTCCCGAGGCCCAGCACACCGATGGCGTAGCGGCGGGCATCGTCCCGTTCGTTGATGTGATGCCTGTCCACGTTCGACAGTGCCTGCGCGAACCCCATGGCAAGACCTCGCCAGCCCTCCCATTCCCCCGCTTGGCGGCCGCACCGAAGTTCGCTGTCGTTGACGAACACAGCCGCCATGAGCCCCTTGCCCACGAGGACCTCACCATTCTTGCCCGTAGGATCGCCTGCCCACTTGCGGATAGTGGCTTCCACGAAGATGGCCGTCTGAGAAGAAACCTTCTTCCAGTCCTCTGCCTCAACAAGGTCGCGTACGTGATCCCATAGGTCGGGATCGAAGGAGCGCCCAGCCACAGGCTCATCGGCTCCCTCAACCTGCGAGTGGAGTCGGTAAAGAGCGGCGTCGATGATGCCGCGGGCACGCCCGATACCCGCGTAACGGACCTGCGCATGCTCCGCCCTCGTGGTGTAGGAGGAGACCACCCTCAGCGTGTAGCGGTTTCCGTATAACTGTTCAAGGAGGTCCTGGGCGTCGGACACCGAGGCCTTAATGACCCCACGAACTTTGGCCTTCCAGGCGGTGAAGGCAGGGCCACCATCACGCACGTCCGAGGTCTCAGCATCGGCCCTCAAGTCCTCAAGGGCCTGCATGGCTCGTTCCGCTAGCACTTGTACCCACTCCTGTCATCGCCCATCTGTAGTTGCGTCCCGGGATGGGGAAGAACTGAATCGCCCCGGGTCTGGTGGAGGCTCTGATCCAACGGAAGGATGCAGAGCATGCCCGCACCACGGAAGTACCCCGACGAGCTCCGCGAACGCGCCACGCGGATGACTCTCGAAGCCCGCCAAGACCCCGCCACGAGAACCGGGGCATTCCGGCGCGTAGGAGAACAGCTCGGGATCAGTCCCGAGACGCTGCGCAACTGGGTCCGCCAAGCCGAGATCGACCACGGCCACCGCCCCGGGATCACGACCAGCGAAGCCGCCCGGGTGGCCGAGCTGGAGAAGGAGAACCGTGAATTACGGCGGGCGAACGCGATCCTGCGCTCGGCATCGGCTTTCTTCGCGGCGGATGCTCGAGACGCCCACAGCGCTGATCGTGGACTACATCGATGAGCACAAGCACGAGTTCGGTGTCGAGCCGATCTGCACCACACTCTCCGCAGCGGGCACGCAGATCGCACCGAGCACGTACTACGCCGCGAAGACACGTCCTGTCTCGGCCCGCCGTCTGCGCGATGAGCAGCTGCTCGTTGAGATCCGGCGGGTGCACGAGGCCAACTACGGGGTCTACGGGGCCCGGAAGGTCCACGCGCAATTGCGTCGGGAGGGCATCCAGGTGGCCAGGTGCACGGTCGAGCGGCTCATGCGAGCCGCAGGCCTGCGCGGGATCAGCCGGGCAAAGGGCCCGCGCACGACAGTGCCGGGCCGGGGACCGGATACCCGCCCAGATCTGGTGCCGCGCGATTTCACCGCAGCCGCTTCGAATCAGCTGTGGGTCGCTGACATCACCTACTGCCGCACCTTCACTGGATGGGTGTCTGCCGCGTTCATCATCGACGTGTTCTCCCGCTGGGTCCTGGGGTGGCAGCTGTCGAAGTCGTTGCGTACTGACCTGGCGCTGGACGCGTTGGAGATGGCGTTCTGGACGCGTCAGCGTGTCGGCCAGGACGTGGCCGGGCTACGGCAGACCCCACCGCGATAAAGGAGTCCAGTACGTCGCGGTTCGCTACACCCAGCGGCTATCCGAGGCCGGCGCGGTCGCATCAGTCGGCTCGACGGGGGACTCCTATGACAATGCCCTCGCCGAGGCGTTCAACTCGCTGTTCAAGGCGGAGCTGATCCGGAACACGGGGCCATTCAGGTCCATCGAGGACCTGGAGATCGCGGTCGCGGAGTACATTGACTGGTTCAACCATCGTCGTGTGCACGGCGAGATCGGGCTGGTCCCTCCGGTGGAGTTCGAGGACGTCT
The sequence above is a segment of the Micrococcus endophyticus genome. Coding sequences within it:
- the tctA gene encoding tripartite tricarboxylate transporter permease TctA, which encodes METFGLLMEGFAGALTPMNLFWVVLGCLLGTAVGVMPGLGSSMAVALLLPMTFALEPTAAFIMFAGVYFGGLFGDSTMAILMNTPGQASAIASTFEGHRMAQDGRAAQALATAALGAFIGGMVASVCVVLLAPVLAEFSTRFGPAEYFALALFAFVATSSVVADSVLRGLASLVLGLGIAVVGIDAVTGTERFTMGSPQLFDGIPLVTVTVAILALGEVFHVASRVRRKHEDLRIRRTGRPWLSRAEFREAAPAWLRGTAIGLPFGIVPVGGSEVPTFLAYSAERRLDRRRANPQFGRGAIRGLAAPEAAGNSTTGMAMGALLTLGLPVSATAAIMLAAFRQYGLQPGPLLFDRSPDLVWALLASFFIAMIVLLAINLPFAQLWAKLLLIPKHYLYAGITLFCGLGIYATTGAVFDLLMLLGIGVLGFLMRRYGYPLAPLMIGMVLGPLAETSLRDALLSSVGDPAVLVSTPITWVIYGILAIMLAFSVRAAVVRRTRQDV
- a CDS encoding HpcH/HpaI aldolase/citrate lyase family protein, with amino-acid sequence MTVTLPAAITPSPAFQAVPGQRIDPELARSWLLVNAAQPERFQPAEDSAADIVILDIEDAVAPKDKDRARADALAWLTSGHTGWVRLNGYGSKWWEDDVAALAEALPAHLGGPVAEGGLAGVVLAMVESTDHVNETARRLPGVPVVALVETARGLQRIDSIAAAKGTFRLAFGIGDFRRDTGLGESPMALAYTRSQFTIAAKATGLPGAIDGPTVGSTGVKLAEATAVTAEFGMTGKLCLAPEQCAAVNEGLSPSQEELAWAHEFLADFEADGGEIRNGSDLPRKARAEKILGLAAAFGVHSTRYPDQDNAITAPSDTYHY
- a CDS encoding tripartite tricarboxylate transporter TctB family protein translates to MSHASTVRPAADAPSRWGRAAGLSALVMPAVLAAFSLYLLLGSLAMDTDGADFPGPDFFPLILAVAGLVIAVALAVEVVRVRQAPEGQADADGEVGQAAGPLTLFHSDFGALAWCFLGFLAFAVLLPWLGWILAGALLFWCITRAFGAPHPLFDILVALFVSSLAYLGFAVALGLTLPSGILGGGF
- a CDS encoding tripartite tricarboxylate transporter substrate binding protein → MNNVQVVNIPGAGGNIALGQLTTLEDANNLMVGGTGQIAAHAARGTGPELSQVTAVSRVVEEYSLVVVPADSPYQSMDDLVSAWRADPAHVAWTGGGSFDQLVMADIARTADVPVADTTYIPSDGGGEAIQALLNGTAQASAGGFADIYPQVQAGRLRALGVVAAEPLAGVEEIPTLRSQGYDVTLTNWRALFVPPGVSAEERTELETLIAEAVDTPEWKEAVQRNYWNPVPLSGTELEEFIAAEKERIGTLTEEIK
- a CDS encoding Glu/Leu/Phe/Val family dehydrogenase, with product MTRIPAPDEAAAAPSSPLDNALAQLAAAVRTLGYDEGLHQTLAAPRRELSVSIPLRRDDGAVEVLRGYRVQHNISRGPAKGGVRFSPDVDLDEVRALAMWMSWKCALVDVPYGGAKGGVSIDPRKYSKAELERVTRRYTSEIQPIIGPEVDIPAPDMGTDEQTMAWMMDTYSVNVGHTTLGAVTGKPVSLGGSLGRASATSEGVVHVALAALRDRGIDPQGATAAVQGFGKVGAGTVELLAAAGVRVVAVSDQYGAVRCEDGVDFATLSAHVAETGKVVDCPGTEAMDADELLLSDVDLVVPAAVQGVLTAQNADRVRARVVVEGANGPTTGEADRILNENGVLVAPDILANAGGVIVSYFEWVQANQAYWWTREEVAERLERRMVLAWEAVQAAAREHDLTLREAATVLAVKRVAEAHRTRGLYP
- a CDS encoding SdpI family protein; the encoded protein is MCAVVAVTTRSGAVGANRIFGLKTKNTLRSEHAWQSGHHAAQPWMWAAFFIGVSGGAGALLGLSLGHIDAAQLAAWIACGLTVLALVLGTLRADRSAASAR
- a CDS encoding YceI family protein, with protein sequence MAQITTGTWNLDPAHSDVDFVVRHAGISKVRGTFAAVEGTLVVAEDFNASSVEVTVDVASINTKNEGRDQHLRSGDFFDVEQFPTMTFRSTEVRGAAEEFTLVGELTLHGVTRTVELEAELGGQDVDPFGTTRVGFEAKGEISRKDFGLTWNAATEAGGVLVSDKVKLEIGAAFVLPEADAQA
- a CDS encoding TIGR02391 family protein, with protein sequence MQALEDLRADAETSDVRDGGPAFTAWKAKVRGVIKASVSDAQDLLEQLYGNRYTLRVVSSYTTRAEHAQVRYAGIGRARGIIDAALYRLHSQVEGADEPVAGRSFDPDLWDHVRDLVEAEDWKKVSSQTAIFVEATIRKWAGDPTGKNGEVLVGKGLMAAVFVNDSELRCGRQAGEWEGWRGLAMGFAQALSNVDRHHINERDDARRYAIGVLGLGSLLLTQLRHEHATLIEDRLAGEA